In Hylaeus volcanicus isolate JK05 unplaced genomic scaffold, UHH_iyHylVolc1.0_haploid 12237, whole genome shotgun sequence, the genomic stretch GTGctttcattttctaataacTGGATTACACCTTGATCATGGTATTCAACTCGAAATAGCAGGTTTACGGATTCCGCTcgtcgaaataatatttttgaaataccttaaattattatcttaTTACGAAAAACCACCTcgtcttttatttcttttacaaaaaaaaggaaaaaaaaaaacgttaataaattaatatgttaaaaatgtagTAACAAAAACTAAAACAAATTGTAGTAACGTTTATCGAATATCAGTTTagcatattttaaaatatttgaaaacattttttaacttcAATTACCTGAAGAAAACAATCAAGTATGATACATgtatttccaattaaaaagaaaaaagaaacaagtttCGCTTTTTGCCGTATTCCCGTTAATAACCATattctaattataattttggaaacaaaaaaaaaaccttggctaaaaaaattaatctgaccacatatttaaaaaaatccataatttttttaacacacGAACTTGAAGggtcaataaattatttgcttATCTTTACGatcttacttttttttttcaatctaagAAATTAATCGACTCTATTGAATCTTTTAATGttggttttatttaaaagataacTTATAGAAACAATAACAAAGTCATGAATACTTCCTATGGGTATCGTACATGCGGATTTCTTTTGTCTTTGATACAttgatcaaaatttaaatcaattctataagaaattttgaaaaaacaaaaaagtatcAAATTAATAAGATTTTCGGAAGAGAGTGCAAATTTAGTTTCTTCGACACCTCTTGTGACATCCTCtttgaaattgataaacaatttaaaaaaaaaaacttttactaCGTGTACCATTTTTCGCAATATCCATTAAAGATATTACGTTGATGTATGAATGTAACCGTTAGTTGTTTTACACCTTAGCTAAACTAGTCTTTTATGTGGAGACTGCGTACCGTGTCGCATCTGTGGTGGGACTTTAGAATATCTGAAGaatgattttcttctttaaatttttgtgtaaaatagTTATTGGAACCTGTAAGAAAgtgtctttaatttttctttattgcaaaaattatgatgtattaattattttttttactttgaaataatgtgATAGTTCAACTTGTTTTGTTTCGTTCAGcttgacgttttaaaaaatttagtaaaccTCAAGCAcgttttattaagaaaatgttgTTGCAGTGTATTATGACGTTATTAAAAACAGgcgtttcgttttaaaattttagcATGCTAAGTTTAAATTGAGAATCGTTCACTCAATTATGGTTCTCCTTACATAGAATAAAGTaatcaagaaattaaaaaaaactatgtagaAAGAATTAATGTGGGCATCCTCCTATTCTTTTTCAGCTTGATTTGACGTACGTCTGCAGAAAAAATGGAATACAACATTCTCAATCCATTGAAACATCAATGGATTATTTCATGTTACTCCGTAGAAGATTTACAAAgtcaattctattttcataccAAAAGTTTTAGAAAAGGATCTCAAGGTAATGTATACACAATGATTTTTAACATCATTGTTctatcttttaaatattttttagagaCTTGCACAAGTATCAGTGAATCAACtgtaaattacaaaaaggTAAACGAAACCTTAGACAAATTATCAGTTGCTGACACAAgatcatttaaaaacatattcgaaacattttacTACGCTTTATGTAACTCTTCATCTATTAAAATTACCTCTACTGGTTAGTTAGAATACGGCCATAATAATACAAGggtacataatttttgtagaagGATTGAGGCTTGGAAAAATCTCTACGAAGGAAACGTtgttacttaaaaaatttttgGTCAGAGTACTTGTGTACGATATGTGCTATATGTCTATGTTTTGGAACAAATTACGAAAAACTAGTCCTAGCTATAAGATTGAAAAAACGACTTTACAGTCTACTTTGAATGCGTCTCAGCGTATTACAACTTCACCGCaagaaaacaacttttttttgttaaattcgtCTAGTCTTAAAgcacttttttctttaacaataCTTCACAGGTAATTGTTCTTGAAATTTACTATGTTTTCATTTGAGTTTATAGATCAGAGTCGACAAAATCATTACGAAAACTTCTATCCTCATGTTTTCGTTTATCCAgtaaaatttttcttcaatttcatacACTGTCTTGTGCGCTTCCGTCGCGACTGAAACCATTGTTTGTTCAAAACGACCTGAATTCTTCTCGATCGTTTTCAGTAGATCCTTTAAGATTGAAAAAGCACACCGACCTTGCAAATACATCGCATAAGAACGGTTTaattaatagcaataatttaccGCGTAGCCGTTCACGAACAGTAGAactaaaaaagaatgtttcatataagaaaaaaaaggattgGACTTTTTTACTTCATgacttttcaaatttaatttctgacCCCTTGTTCCAAGATTCCTTGTATAGCAAGATATCCGTATTACCGTTAGTATCCGATTTTTATCTTTCGCCACCTCCTCACAATGAATCTTCGTTATCCTTAGAGTATATGAATAATCTTCCTAGTGTACTTGATACAACAGTAGCTTTTTGTATTGCTTCTATTTGcatgttttcattaaaaactttGAAGGCTCAAGAAATTACAAAGCTAGCTTTTGGAGATTCCTGGATATTACCGTCACATAGTACAAGTGTATTTGACCaactgtataaaaaaaatcaatttttttcttttgagaagaacaattttaaacttaACAAAAGTTTTCAGAATAAGGATTTTTCTACCGTGGATTTTACTGAAGAAGAAACGGTGACAACGAGGCGCTTATTAAACGctagtttttttaaaaaagaattaagcTATTCACTCTTAagctgtaaaatattaatgggTCATTTACCTCTGGTCACTCTTATATCAGGGGCATCTGGTTGCGGTAAATCAACTTTAGCTTTGCATTTAGGTACTAAACTTGGGTGTATTAAAGTTATTACAACGGACACAATCCGACATGTTTGTTGCTCAATGGGGGTAAAAAATaccatttctattttacaagCTTCAACATACGAAGCAGACATGGTCTTACAAAAACTGAGTATTTTTGAGCGAAAGTTTTTAGAAGAAGAGTACGGGAAACCTTCATATGATGCCGGATCGTTTTCTAAATGCATTGAAGGTTATCTGATTCAGTCAAGATTACTTTatgaaacaataaagaaaGTTGTGGAATCATGCATACAGCAGGGAAATAGTGTTGTCTTAGAAGGTATGCTTTGTTCTTTTCACACTATCGACACCGATCATTTTAGGTGTTCACTTAACCAATGAAATTGTATCTAAACTACAAGAAAGCTTTCCAAAAAGatgttttgcattttttatttatttagtagaTAAAGACAGTCATTTGAAACGTTTAGCGAGCCGTTCTGCTAATTGTGAAATGACAccatctaaaaataaatatatcagatgtttgaaaaatattcgagcAATACAAGATTATTTGGCTCAAACTCTGtcggaaaaaattgttcatattGAAAATACATCCATTGACTGTTCAGTTGAAGTGATACGTCAAACAATTGTATCAAGACTTCATGAAAGCAGCGtctattaattgttatttagcattactatataaaaaaaaatttttaatctttacgttaaaataattttctaaagcaATAAAGTAACTAAAAATACCAGCAAGTCACTTGATGTTACCAAAACCCCCTTGTTtagtttataaattcatatataacAAAACATGTATGATAATCTCTACCTTTTCTGAACTGTTGGTTTTACATTACATCTTTGTTATAAGTTTTAGTTGGTATTCATCTtcctaagaaaaaaaattaattactatattttcCGTTAACAACCAGTTTTTATTGAGTAAATCATCAGcgtgaaataaatgttttttctaaaagaataaattgaCCATTCTACATtgctttctctttctttgaagtaaattttttttacgcgacaattttttctctttttttaaatatagtaatGAAAATTAGTATCATGCCCCCTTATTGAATTCTTTCAAACGAACATCTTGACATTGTACCTAGGAaaccattattttttatatactgtaATGGATTAAAGGTTAtcaacgttttcttttaatacaaacacaaaaaaatgaagaaacctCTTATTAATTTAGTCACAGTGCCGACTGGATCTTTAAAACTAGCTTACTCGGTTAAGAGAATAAAGTCATGGATACCCAACTAAGATAATATCTTTGACGCACGGTactttagtatttattttttgttttcttttgaatgcttcaattaatttattttgcaagCACCACGTAAATTcattatctttttatattgatTACACTAAAGTTAAGGGGCtttttagataaattaaaaatatctaaatgagaaaaatttttaaacgttggcactatgttttttttataactatcctttactttatttttatttctaaattatacTCTAACACAAGGAAAGATAACGTCTATTTCTCAATATGTTCAAATTTAAGTATAATGTTACTCTCGTATACTTCTAAAATAAAGCaatttcatcattttgaaAACCAACATTTTTCCTTGAATCGGAATGAATGGTCAACGCTGTTAAATCTTTCAATTCGTGTACCTTCACCGAAATTGTCTGTTGATTCCAGACTTCCAACTACagacttattaaaaaaagatgcatTGGTTATATCACATCTTATGAAGGAAATTCGTGTGCATAagttttttcgtattttcaaaACGGATTTAGGcaaaaaatgtcgattttggAATGCTTACGATATGTGTACAACCGATTTATCGTGTTCCGTTTGTCCATGTCAAGATCATGAGATTCCCACAAGCTGGAAAACCAAGcctattaaaaatttcgtcaTTCGCGACCACTACAATAGTACTAAAATACAGCCTTGGGGTGGCAAAAACAATTGGTCTACCTTTGTCTGTGAAGATTCAACATCGGGTTTCTCTGGCTCCACACCCCTCTCGAAACAGaatccaaattttttttcaatttcagatGATTCATCGAATGTGGCCAGTTATGTTGATTTGACTTTAAATCCTCCTACGTTCACTGGATACAAGGGTTCTGCAATATGGAACCTTATTTACAAGGAAAATTGTATTGGGTCTCGTGTGAACCCGTTGGAAAAACCTCAAGATGTTCAACATTTTACTCAGGTtcttaagaaaaaattaatacgttAAAATGAACATGAATGAAATCTACAAATTATGTttttcgtgtttctttttatttaatagtgTACTGAGGAAGAAGCattctacaaaattatttctggaaTGCAACTATCCATTGCAATACACTCAGCTCAATATCATTATCCTAAAATGCCACTTCAACGCATTCAAAAATCGATTCAGGAGTGTATAAATAAGGGAAAAATTATTGACTCCAATATACACCAATCTTATTTTTCTCCtagttatctttttttttttaaaaaagttgcaGCTGAAAACGATTGGATTAATAATCTTTACTTTACATTTGGTGTGTTGCTTCGAGCATTGCATCGTGTTACGCCGCTTTTGCGGCAATGCGATTGTGATACAGGTAaacgttttttctttaattttttttctaaagcTTTCATAAATGATGGATTTTCTAGGAGTTCTAGAGGATGATGCACTAGCTCAAAAGAAACTCAAGCAATTGCTACATTATCCTTTTGAAACTTATAAATCAAATAcctctttgaattttttatttgatcgaaagtaaaaacgctcataaaattttttttgtaaagaatATCATGACAAAAGCTGTTTTCCCTAGGCATAAATTGGTAATAGAACAACTACGCAATATCAGCAAAATTGTTGATTGTGTTGAAtgtgaaaaatgtcgattacatggaaaaatgaaacttgtATCACTCCAAATCGttctaaaagtaattttttttttactaaaaaatataacactCTACTACTTATTTATTTGGTAGGCCCTAGGCCAAGTGGATTGTGTCCAGAGTATAGAGCGAAATGAAATCATTGCGTTACTTAACACCTTGGGATATTTCGCTGATTCTATTGTTACTTTTAATAAGTGcgttttgatattttcagaTTTGTTTACCTTGgggtatttattatttttgttaaaaaaattaaaatttcctgttcgtagacaaatatttttttttttgtaggcttaaaaacaaaattctttttttccatttattgcatctttcattttatggaattttaattggatGTTTATGCTTAcaaacgttttttttattaaaaaaacgacattttagTTTCctgaaaaaaagtttttttttttcccagactaaaataaaatccttatAAAAACTTTATGCAACAATGATTCATCctttttttgtgattttatttatctagTAACTCATCatgcatataaatttttaatagtaattttccaaaagtattttatcttgtgttaaaaaaatgtacaaaaagcTTACACACATTTGGATCTTGTATTTATTGCAATTctaaactacaaaaaaaataaaattgccaCCATTGgcatttttagaattatattgTTGTAAACGCGTTGAcgaatacataatataaatcaaaatagtTGTGTTCAGAAACACATTCAAGTGGAAATAAAACAAGCGCTGATTtagcaattttctttttttttaaatcgaacacTTAATATGATTATTAGTTTTAAGGGTGTTGCAAAGGTCTAAAACTGACTTGAAagtattttcttaatttttattacaaaatttaattctatataaatattcatcaacAGTTTTTAAAACGACATACAAAAACGACAGGAACTGCTGTTAGTAGCGATagattacaaagaaaatttctttatacgTATAAAACCTTCAACAAATGACACTAGAGTTacccttttcttttattctattctgtgttttaGATGAATaggtatttatattatattgttaatatattgAAGAGAATTTATTAGTGTCGCGTCGTTAATTTGATAGCTTCATTAAAAGAACAAATGAGTGCTAGATACGCAGAGAGATTCTTCTTAATACAATCCAGAAAATTCCTAGGCTTTTCTGTGTgaaatactttgtttttaaaatgatttcgaGTAATATGAATTGTCGTGTTTACAATACATTTCATCAATGAGTGTAttaatttcagataatttggTAAATGCCTCTACAGATGGTAAGAGAGAAGAAATATTGACACAAGAATCCTTAGTCGTAATTTTGAACGGATTCTGTTCTGATTTGAAGTGATTGAAATGAAGGTCTACATAAAAATAGAGTCAAATACGGCTAACCACATACAACACATACCAGAAAACCATGGTTGATCCAACAACtcgtcatttttaattattggaCTTTTGATTGAATCATTGTTAATTGTGTGTAAAGGTAAATCTAAAAGCGAGCAAGGATTACGGCAAGGGTGTCTATAAGGCTCATGTTCGAGTTCaggattaaaaaatttagaaaaatttatttgacaaaGGTAATTTTTAGACATTTTTGCGTCAACCGGTTTCGATATACGTTCCTTCTTTGGCTGAATTTCACTACAGTTCTTTGAAAAGCTGGAGGTAAAGAAAGGTGGAAAACCATTTGATTTACTTAGTGTTTCTGAACAAGGAGTTTGTTTGGGGGTGAAATTGCATGGTGAATGTATTGCTAGTGGCGGACTCATTTTAGCGTTTTTTGTCTTAGTTTGTTGTATGATGGAATCATGTTCAGACTCAGACCACAAATCAAGAAGCCATTCAATTGGTTCAGTTACATTgtactcgttttttttttgataaagaGAACTGTTTGTGTCTTCTGGTAAATCTGTGAACGTTTTACCCGTGTGATTCATACCATGATTGTCAGTCTTATAAAAAGTCTTGAGACTTTTCAAAGCTGTACTAGAACATTGACCGACATTGTTGGGATCACTCATAACCCTATTGGAATccttcaaaatattaaatggatCATTGTACTCATTGACATTTTCTCCATTTGAATCATCCGCATTAAGAAAAGGACTTTCAACGCCAATCTTGGTGTTTTGTAATGATTTTTTGGTTTTGGATTCAGTTGCATCAGTGTTTTCGTAACTTGAAATAACGTCAGAAACCAATCTAGAATGAGGTACATATAGTGCGCCCGTATGATTTTCAGTGTCGTTGGAATTTATGTGTCCGTTCATGTTTTCTTCGCGGTCATTTGGAAACTTCACCAAATCATCGACTCCATGAGCAAACCTAACAATCATAATAAACGGTCTTACATTAACCATTGTTGCTGGAAACTCATATTATTCACATTACCTGCATTTGTTTCGATTCATACAACGTCCTTTCTTCCAGAAAAAACATAGTGTCGTTTTATACGTTCCAATCCCCGTTGCTATCTTAAGCTCACTATAAGAGTGCGCATACgtacacttttcttttttacaaactTGACCTTTTTCTATGCTTTCACACAGTTTAGTTTTTCGTAAATCTGGTACGCATCGCAGCTCCTCCTGAGAATTACAGAAACAACCAAATATGAAACAAACTAACGATTCTTATGAACACATGTGAGACATACCACTGAGTGTGCATAAGTGCACTTGTCACGATGAATACACTCCCCATTAATTGTAAAGGGGCATAGTTTTGTACGACGTAATTGCTTTCGCATAAATTGTGTACAGGAGTGCTGTTGATGTGAGTTAATTTCACACTCCACTGgattttttatcgatcttACATTGGCTCTATTATGTGTTCTATGTAAACTGTTCGCTACAGTTGTTAGAACACATGAagcttcattttcatttaagacATCGTTAGGCGTTCTCTTCTTGAAGCATGATCCTAGCGAATTgttgttaaatgaaaattttcctttcacattcattttattttctcctaTGGTTTCACATAAATCcgatatcgattttttttttgccacatcaattaaataattttctcttgAAGAATTTACTAAAGTATTACGATAAACCCCATCACCTGAAACCATAGGAATGATGAAGGATTCACGTAAGGTTGGAGCGTGTGAAACATTATTCTTATTTACTGAAGGAATATTTAGTAAAGCCTCCTGCATTTCAAAAAGCTGATCAATGTAAAAAAgctaaaatttgtttcagaaatttaaattataataagaaaaaatatagttaGAAATAATAGATTGTATTAACACTACTGAAACCTTTGTAGGTCACGATATGACAATGGATATCTACCAATTTTAGATTACAATGTCAGAATCAccttttaatgttttaatagagaaaactaattttgtttgattccACAAAATGAAAGGGGTAAGAATAGTTTcaagataatttttaaaatgtcataAGCTTTGATAACTCcattgaaaatagaataagtAGTAACagcttttaaagaaaaatctatttttttttcaattaaatactacATTAATTGTACGATGAAATAACCTTAGTTTATAAAGTTTAAGAGAAATACACCAACACATAAGGTTTTTCGCGACGTTAAAGGTAACAAATTAAAACGGAAAAACGTCTGCTAAAGGgtaaaagcaatttttatgagTTATTCAAACGCTTTCAAATATTCTTGTAGCAGAGgcgtaaaaaagtaaaaattatttaaaaaattagtctagaaaaataaggcaaatttcttataaataagtttcgttaataaaaagatgagatactcgaaataaataagtttctTATTAATGAACCGATTTCTGTGGctttaaataaagattttaagaaaatgtcaactttttgaaattaaaagagCAGCGAAAAGATACGTTTACTCAAAAGATCTAGAAAATTAATGAGTGAAAAACTGACgtgttattaaacaaatacacAAGAGAGGCAACCAAGAGAAATAAGCtgaggaaacatttattgcttttaaagGCTAAACGGAATTTCAATCATCACATATCAAATGCATAGATATGATTAAAAGTATCCTATGGacaatttaaatctttttctaCTAATTATAACAGAACTAGAATTGATGGGAAACGCATTTCGGTCAGGAATGATAAGAACTATGTTTACAAAAGGCTCATTTTCATGAAGCATAGGATATAGTTGGCAATCCGAATGTTGTGACTAACGGTGCAACTGTAGAAAATAACATAAAGCGTAACACTACTTTTCACAACGACTCCAAAACTAGACagtttttttcataaaaatagagCCCATTCTACGCATGACGGGTGGGTGTCTGTCTCTAAGCACAGCCGAAATCAATTGTCAAAACACTTTTTTGGAAAAGAAGTTTAGAACgtataaaagattaaaaagaatgtgtttcttatgtaaaaattttttattggaaaggcCGGCAAAGTAAATGTTTGCAACAGAACATTCaacgaaaaattattgaaatagcTTGTAGACCGATAGGTTAAATCCGAAAATACGTTGACGTCGGCCAGATTTAACGTTAGTGCAAAAAAAATCTCCGATTGTTTCTAGAGTGTCCTTAGTCttcaactaaaattatttgcagaAAAGTTCTTTTTACTTGAATCGTAAATTCTTTGGGATATGACCCAAATTTCACTACTATTAAagctttctcattttttttttcctttttaggTTTCAAACAGCACGCTTAATGgttgttttgaaaatgaaataaaataaatttacgtaTATCgtatgttattaataaaatatgaacagCTGGCTGCGTGTGTTATACTTTTACCGGAATATATAATCCATTCAACCTCAATTAGTGTTTTACATTGTTTTCATCACAAGTACTGTTAACGTTAATTTAGTTCACGTCTCCAAAAAGTTTTGTAGGTAAtacttttgttattaaaatgccAAAGTTGCATCTAACTAAATGAAAAAACCTTacttttaaactatttaaaaaacaataatggaaaattgtttcaacctTCAAATcgtcaattatattttagcaagttaaaaagaattttgataCAACGAGAAATTTGATCAGTTGAATGcataatatcaaaaattattaaataaatcttaaaattCCTGTTATActatgcttttttttaatgtttgtacAACATAGAATCTTTGTGAAATCTGCGTTACCTTTtaagatttagaaaaatttgaagCAAGTTCAAAGACCAAAAACAAAGCTTTTACATTTTGCTCGTTTCGACTAGagtgttttttgtttctcaaGAGTATGAGAAAGTGCCATTTCATTACCTTAACGtgaattcttttctatttGATCATGTGTTATATTTTCGATACcttgtaaaataatatgtgtGGATTGATAAAttggtttattaaaaaaaaaaacatttttattaacaacgATTCATACAATTTAAATCTTTGAATGATTGTTCCAAACGATGAATTAAAGATTCCTCAGCTTTTCTTAACCAAACGCGAGGgtcataatattttttattaggttTGTCTGAGCCTTCAGGATTTCCAATTTGACCTTGAAGATAGCcattattctttttgtaaaattctaaaactcCTTGCCAGAATCCCCATTGTGTGTCAGtatcaatattcattttaacaaCACCGTGTTTTAATGCTTCAGCAATTTCATGGGGCTGTGACCCTGAACCTCCATGAAAGACAAAGAAACATGGATTCTCTTCTTTGGTATgatatttttcacgaatatatttttgacaaTCTCCTAAAATTGATGGTTTCAAAACAA encodes the following:
- the LOC128884398 gene encoding uncharacterized protein LOC128884398 isoform X1, which translates into the protein MEYNILNPLKHQWIISCYSVEDLQSQFYFHTKSFRKGSQETCTSISESTVNYKKVNETLDKLSVADTRSFKNIFETFYYALCNSSSIKITSTEGLRLGKISTKETLLLKKFLVRVLVYDMCYMSMFWNKLRKTSPSYKIEKTTLQSTLNASQRITTSPQENNFFLLNSSSLKALFSLTILHRSESTKSLRKLLSSCFRLSSKIFLQFHTLSCALPSRLKPLFVQNDLNSSRSFSVDPLRLKKHTDLANTSHKNGLINSNNLPRSRSRTVELKKNVSYKKKKDWTFLLHDFSNLISDPLFQDSLYSKISVLPLVSDFYLSPPPHNESSLSLEYMNNLPSVLDTTVAFCIASICMFSLKTLKAQEITKLAFGDSWILPSHSTSVFDQLYKKNQFFSFEKNNFKLNKSFQNKDFSTVDFTEEETVTTRRLLNASFFKKELSYSLLSCKILMGHLPLVTLISGASGCGKSTLALHLGTKLGCIKVITTDTIRHVCCSMGVKNTISILQASTYEADMVLQKLSIFERKFLEEEYGKPSYDAGSFSKCIEGYLIQSRLLYETIKKVVESCIQQGNSVVLEGVHLTNEIVSKLQESFPKRCFAFFIYLVDKDSHLKRLASRSANCEMTPSKNKYIRCLKNIRAIQDYLAQTLSEKIVHIENTSIDCSVEVIRQTIVSRLHESSVY
- the LOC128884398 gene encoding uncharacterized protein LOC128884398 isoform X2, whose product is MCYMSMFWNKLRKTSPSYKIEKTTLQSTLNASQRITTSPQENNFFLLNSSSLKALFSLTILHRSESTKSLRKLLSSCFRLSSKIFLQFHTLSCALPSRLKPLFVQNDLNSSRSFSVDPLRLKKHTDLANTSHKNGLINSNNLPRSRSRTVELKKNVSYKKKKDWTFLLHDFSNLISDPLFQDSLYSKISVLPLVSDFYLSPPPHNESSLSLEYMNNLPSVLDTTVAFCIASICMFSLKTLKAQEITKLAFGDSWILPSHSTSVFDQLYKKNQFFSFEKNNFKLNKSFQNKDFSTVDFTEEETVTTRRLLNASFFKKELSYSLLSCKILMGHLPLVTLISGASGCGKSTLALHLGTKLGCIKVITTDTIRHVCCSMGVKNTISILQASTYEADMVLQKLSIFERKFLEEEYGKPSYDAGSFSKCIEGYLIQSRLLYETIKKVVESCIQQGNSVVLEGVHLTNEIVSKLQESFPKRCFAFFIYLVDKDSHLKRLASRSANCEMTPSKNKYIRCLKNIRAIQDYLAQTLSEKIVHIENTSIDCSVEVIRQTIVSRLHESSVY
- the LOC128883934 gene encoding uncharacterized protein LOC128883934 codes for the protein MVSGDGVYRNTLVNSSRENYLIDVAKKKSISDLCETIGENKMNVKGKFSFNNNSLGSCFKKRTPNDVLNENEASCVLTTVANSLHRTHNRANVRSIKNPVECEINSHQQHSCTQFMRKQLRRTKLCPFTINGECIHRDKCTYAHSVEELRCVPDLRKTKLCESIEKGQVCKKEKCTYAHSYSELKIATGIGTYKTTLCFFWKKGRCMNRNKCRFAHGVDDLVKFPNDREENMNGHINSNDTENHTGALYVPHSRLVSDVISSYENTDATESKTKKSLQNTKIGVESPFLNADDSNGENVNEYNDPFNILKDSNRVMSDPNNVGQCSSTALKSLKTFYKTDNHGMNHTGKTFTDLPEDTNSSLYQKKNEYNVTEPIEWLLDLWSESEHDSIIQQTKTKNAKMSPPLAIHSPCNFTPKQTPCSETLSKSNGFPPFFTSSFSKNCSEIQPKKERISKPVDAKMSKNYLCQINFSKFFNPELEHEPYRHPCRNPCSLLDLPLHTINNDSIKSPIIKNDELLDQPWFSDLHFNHFKSEQNPFKITTKDSCVNISSLLPSVEAFTKLSEINTLIDEMYCKHDNSYYSKSF